One window from the genome of Streptomyces cadmiisoli encodes:
- a CDS encoding flavin-containing monooxygenase — protein sequence MTNVQGSALSEAVTHANIPTLLMVAVQLGGDLTLLDRYRLTRPRGLSDHDTGGLEPHQQRELRELALRVIEEWRAGKPVAIPRPDSALLVRMLSAAMGEPVPDEYAEMIASSLGLEPVMDLRPTSEEASPRSRVIVIGGGVSGVCAAVALEAKGYEYVVIEKSDRVGGVWNDNNYPGVGVDTPSHLYSYSFVDYDWKSYFSPGADIREYLDHVVDTFGIRHRFAFNTEVLSAEYSDDDQSWTVSFVRPDGSRDAMVADAVISAVGIFNPPKLPDLPGKDDFEGPSFHSELWPDGLDVTGKRVGIVGNGATAMQIVPAIADRVEHLTIFQRSQHWIVPFEKLHQRVPDAVRLLLREVPLYHAWYRARLGWVFNDKTYPALIKDPSWPYPGRSLNEINEGYRRSFIRYITDELGDRTDLLPVVVPPYPPFGKRLLLDNGWYRTLTRPDVTLVTDRINKVLATGVEAAGTAYDLDVVVYATGFDVLHFLSTYEVVGREGRRLAEEWDDNARAYLGTTVPGYPNFFVLYGPNTQPGHGGSIVFTIECQVNYVLQILERMAESEAGAVECRPDVAEAYNERVDATHANLVWTHPGMETYYRNSAGRVAVNYPYRNVDFFQVTRLVNPDDYIWEARRD from the coding sequence ATGACGAACGTCCAAGGCTCAGCGCTATCAGAAGCCGTCACCCACGCGAACATTCCCACGCTCCTCATGGTCGCCGTCCAATTGGGCGGCGACCTGACACTTCTCGATCGCTATCGTCTGACCCGCCCGCGCGGACTGAGTGACCATGACACCGGCGGCCTGGAGCCTCACCAACAGCGCGAACTGCGGGAGCTGGCGCTCCGTGTCATAGAGGAGTGGCGCGCCGGCAAGCCGGTGGCGATCCCCCGTCCGGACAGCGCGCTGCTGGTCCGCATGCTGAGTGCGGCGATGGGCGAGCCGGTTCCGGACGAGTACGCGGAGATGATCGCGTCCTCCCTCGGGCTGGAACCGGTGATGGACCTCCGTCCGACGTCCGAGGAGGCCTCACCGCGATCGCGTGTCATCGTCATCGGCGGAGGCGTCTCGGGGGTGTGCGCGGCGGTCGCGCTGGAGGCCAAGGGCTACGAGTACGTGGTCATCGAGAAGTCCGACCGAGTCGGTGGTGTGTGGAACGACAACAACTACCCCGGCGTCGGTGTCGACACTCCGAGTCACCTGTACTCCTACTCCTTCGTCGACTACGACTGGAAGTCCTACTTCTCCCCAGGTGCGGACATCAGGGAGTACCTGGACCACGTCGTCGACACGTTCGGCATCCGTCATCGCTTCGCCTTCAACACCGAAGTGCTGTCGGCCGAGTACTCGGATGACGACCAGTCGTGGACGGTCTCTTTCGTGCGGCCGGACGGATCACGGGACGCGATGGTGGCCGACGCGGTCATCAGCGCCGTCGGGATCTTCAACCCGCCGAAGCTGCCGGACCTGCCGGGGAAGGACGACTTCGAGGGACCCTCGTTCCACAGTGAGTTGTGGCCTGACGGGCTGGACGTGACGGGGAAGCGGGTGGGGATCGTCGGCAACGGTGCCACCGCGATGCAGATCGTTCCCGCGATCGCCGACCGCGTGGAGCACCTCACGATCTTCCAGCGCTCGCAGCACTGGATCGTTCCCTTCGAGAAGCTTCACCAGCGCGTGCCGGACGCGGTGCGGCTCCTTCTGCGCGAGGTGCCGCTGTACCACGCGTGGTATCGGGCGCGCCTCGGGTGGGTGTTCAACGACAAGACGTACCCGGCTCTGATCAAGGATCCCAGTTGGCCGTACCCGGGGCGGTCGTTGAACGAGATCAATGAGGGATACCGGCGGTCCTTCATCAGGTACATCACCGACGAGCTCGGCGATCGGACGGACCTGCTTCCTGTCGTGGTGCCTCCCTACCCCCCGTTCGGCAAGCGGCTCCTCCTGGACAACGGCTGGTACCGCACCCTCACCCGACCCGACGTCACGCTCGTGACCGATCGGATCAACAAGGTCCTGGCGACCGGCGTCGAGGCGGCCGGCACGGCGTACGACCTGGATGTCGTCGTCTACGCCACCGGCTTTGACGTCCTGCACTTCCTGTCGACCTACGAGGTCGTCGGACGCGAGGGACGCCGGCTCGCCGAGGAGTGGGACGACAACGCGCGGGCCTACCTGGGAACCACCGTGCCGGGATACCCCAACTTCTTCGTGCTGTACGGCCCCAACACTCAGCCCGGGCACGGCGGAAGCATCGTCTTCACCATCGAATGCCAGGTCAACTACGTGCTGCAGATTCTCGAACGGATGGCGGAGAGCGAAGCCGGAGCAGTCGAGTGCCGGCCGGATGTCGCCGAAGCGTACAACGAGCGCGTCGACGCGACCCACGCGAATCTCGTCTGGACGCATCCGGGCATGGAGACCTACTACCGCAACTCCGCAGGACGCGTGGCGGTCAACTACCCCTACAGGAATGTCGACTTCTTCCAGGTCACCCGGCTTGTGAACCCTGATGACTACATCTGGGAGGCGCGGCGTGACTAG
- a CDS encoding 3-hydroxyacyl-CoA dehydrogenase: protein MNIAGNVALVTGGASGLGLATARRLLDAGAFVVLVDLPTSEGAAVAAELGDRAAFAPADVTNEQEVTAALDTAERLGHLRIAVNCAGIGTPARVLGKNGPVPLDLFAGVIQVNLIGTFNVLRLAAQRMSANEPIDGDRGVIVNTASVAAFDGQIGQAAYSASKGGVVGLTLPLARDLAGRQIRVVTIAPGLFATPMLASLPEEAKQSLGAQVPHPSRLGHPEEYAALVQHIAENPMLNGETIRLDGAIRMAPR from the coding sequence GTGAACATCGCAGGAAACGTCGCACTCGTCACCGGCGGGGCCTCCGGTCTGGGCCTGGCCACGGCCCGGCGACTGCTGGACGCCGGAGCCTTCGTGGTCCTGGTGGACCTTCCGACCTCCGAGGGTGCCGCCGTGGCCGCCGAACTCGGAGACCGGGCCGCCTTCGCCCCCGCGGACGTCACCAACGAGCAGGAGGTCACCGCGGCCCTGGATACCGCCGAGCGGCTGGGGCACCTACGCATCGCCGTGAACTGCGCCGGCATCGGCACCCCGGCCCGGGTGCTGGGTAAGAACGGCCCGGTCCCCCTGGACCTCTTCGCCGGCGTGATCCAGGTCAACCTGATCGGAACCTTCAACGTCCTCCGACTGGCGGCCCAGCGGATGAGCGCCAACGAGCCCATCGACGGCGATCGAGGAGTCATCGTCAACACCGCGTCGGTCGCCGCGTTCGACGGCCAGATCGGGCAGGCCGCCTACTCCGCGTCCAAGGGCGGCGTCGTCGGTCTCACCCTGCCGCTCGCCCGGGACCTCGCCGGCCGACAGATCCGGGTGGTGACCATTGCCCCCGGCCTGTTCGCGACCCCCATGCTGGCTTCGCTCCCTGAGGAGGCCAAGCAGTCCCTGGGCGCCCAGGTGCCGCACCCCAGCCGCCTCGGCCACCCGGAGGAGTACGCCGCGCTCGTCCAGCACATTGCCGAGAACCCCATGCTCAACGGCGAGACCATCCGCCTCGACGGCGCCATCCGCATGGCCCCCCGTTGA
- a CDS encoding thiolase family protein, which yields MKDAVLVDVVRTASGKGKPGGALSAVHPVDLLATVLQALVERNGLDPVLVDDVIGGCVSQTDEQALNITRTALLAAGYPESVPATTIDRQCGSGQQAAHFAAQGVLAGAYDIAIACGVESMSRVPMFSNARRADTSGKLLSRRYPEGLIPQGLSAELIAARWKLDREELDAFAARSHQRAAATAESGGFDREIVPVGEHVVDETVRPATTPEGLAALKPAFTEVPAAERFPEIGWRITPGNSSPLTDGASAALIMNAATAERLGLRPRARFHSFAVTGSDPLLMLTGVVPATQKVLARSGLTIDDIDAYEVNEAFASVPLLWQRDVGADPQKLNPRGGAIALGHPLGASGTRLLTTLVNHLEATGGRYGLQTMCEGGGMANATVVERI from the coding sequence ATGAAGGACGCCGTCCTCGTCGACGTGGTGCGTACCGCGTCCGGGAAGGGCAAGCCGGGAGGCGCCCTGTCCGCCGTGCATCCGGTCGACCTGCTCGCCACCGTGCTCCAGGCCCTCGTCGAGAGAAACGGTCTCGACCCCGTGCTCGTCGACGACGTGATCGGCGGCTGCGTATCGCAGACCGACGAGCAAGCCCTCAACATCACGCGCACCGCCCTGCTCGCGGCCGGCTACCCGGAATCGGTTCCGGCGACGACTATCGATCGCCAGTGCGGTTCCGGTCAGCAAGCCGCACACTTCGCCGCACAGGGCGTGCTCGCGGGCGCGTACGACATCGCGATCGCCTGCGGCGTGGAGTCGATGAGCCGGGTGCCGATGTTCTCCAATGCCCGGCGCGCGGACACCTCCGGCAAGCTGCTGAGCCGCCGCTACCCAGAAGGCCTGATCCCGCAGGGCCTGTCGGCCGAGCTGATCGCGGCCCGCTGGAAGCTGGACCGCGAGGAACTCGACGCCTTCGCGGCCCGCTCCCACCAGCGGGCGGCGGCCACCGCCGAGTCCGGTGGCTTCGACCGGGAGATCGTGCCGGTCGGCGAGCACGTGGTCGACGAGACCGTACGACCCGCCACCACACCCGAGGGGCTGGCGGCCCTCAAACCCGCCTTCACCGAGGTGCCCGCGGCCGAGCGCTTCCCGGAGATCGGCTGGCGGATCACACCCGGGAACTCCTCACCGCTGACCGACGGTGCCTCGGCCGCTCTCATCATGAACGCGGCCACGGCCGAGCGACTGGGGCTGCGGCCCCGGGCCCGGTTCCACTCCTTCGCCGTCACCGGCTCGGACCCCCTGCTGATGCTCACGGGTGTCGTCCCGGCCACGCAGAAGGTCCTGGCCCGATCGGGCCTGACGATCGACGACATCGACGCGTACGAGGTCAACGAGGCTTTCGCTTCCGTGCCGCTGCTGTGGCAGCGGGACGTGGGCGCCGACCCACAAAAGCTCAACCCGCGGGGTGGCGCGATCGCGCTCGGCCACCCGCTCGGTGCCTCCGGCACCCGGCTGCTCACCACCCTGGTCAACCACCTGGAAGCGACCGGCGGCCGCTACGGCCTGCAAACCATGTGCGAGGGCGGCGGCATGGCCAACGCCACCGTCGTCGAACGCATCTGA
- a CDS encoding crotonase/enoyl-CoA hydratase family protein, with product MTDVSTEAVEPAATMERLGGVALITFNRPRALNAVTAALSTAVGEALEEFAADPELRVAVVTGAGRAFCAGMDLKEAAAGRSVMAPGHEDWGFAGLVNHFVDKPVIAAVNGFALGGGTEIALACDLVVADENAQFGLPEVRRGLFAAAGGVLRLPRQVPKKIALEMALTGKPLDAAEAERWGLVNRVAAAGKSVEVALDLAEVVAAGAPLALRASKRLIHHSEAFGPDRERAIWEENSREWQVVRDSDDALEGARAFAEKRAPVWQGR from the coding sequence ATGACGGACGTGAGCACGGAGGCCGTCGAGCCGGCGGCCACCATGGAGCGCCTCGGCGGGGTCGCACTGATCACCTTCAACAGGCCCCGGGCCCTCAACGCGGTGACCGCGGCGCTGTCGACGGCTGTCGGCGAGGCGCTGGAGGAGTTCGCCGCCGATCCTGAACTGCGGGTGGCAGTGGTCACCGGAGCCGGGCGGGCCTTCTGTGCCGGTATGGATCTGAAGGAGGCGGCCGCCGGTCGCTCCGTCATGGCCCCCGGGCACGAGGACTGGGGCTTCGCCGGTCTCGTCAACCACTTCGTCGACAAGCCGGTCATCGCAGCCGTCAACGGCTTTGCCCTCGGGGGCGGGACCGAGATCGCCCTGGCGTGCGACCTCGTCGTCGCCGACGAGAACGCGCAGTTCGGCCTCCCCGAGGTGCGCCGCGGGCTGTTCGCCGCGGCCGGCGGCGTGCTGCGCCTGCCCCGCCAGGTGCCCAAGAAGATCGCACTGGAGATGGCGCTCACCGGTAAGCCCCTCGACGCCGCTGAAGCCGAACGATGGGGCCTGGTCAACCGGGTCGCGGCGGCCGGCAAGTCCGTCGAGGTGGCGCTGGATCTGGCCGAGGTCGTCGCTGCGGGTGCCCCACTGGCCCTTCGGGCCAGCAAGCGCCTCATCCATCACAGTGAGGCCTTCGGACCGGACCGGGAGCGTGCGATCTGGGAGGAGAACAGCCGCGAGTGGCAGGTCGTCCGCGACAGCGACGACGCCCTGGAAGGGGCCCGCGCCTTCGCTGAGAAGCGCGCTCCGGTGTGGCAGGGCCGATGA
- a CDS encoding acyl-CoA dehydrogenase family protein: MAIDFTPEPRIADLRDRTAAFVRDTVLPAELAMLRGPGSPDDTLRRKLQRAAREAGVFAPTVPTGHGGLGLDVRGQSVILEEAGYSLLGPLALNCAAPDEGNMHLLEKVATDAQRERFLRPLALGEIRSCFAMTEPAPGAGSDPSQLLTTARRTDGGWVIDGRKWFITGADGAAFAIVMARTGGPDGAPEATMFLVPSDTPGFRLVRHVPTLDAGFTGGHCEIDLSGCTVGDDAVLGEAGKGFSYAQVRLAPARLTHCMRWLGLARRAHDIALDHASGRTAFGSRLGDLGMVQQLIADNEIDIAASRALIREAAWALDTGRSGKHETSVTKTFVAEAVGRVVDRAIQICGALGVSDDLPLAAYLREVRAFRIYDGPSEVHRWSIARRALRNRCTG; the protein is encoded by the coding sequence ATGGCGATCGACTTCACTCCCGAGCCCCGGATCGCGGACCTGCGCGACCGCACGGCCGCCTTTGTCCGCGACACCGTGCTCCCGGCCGAGCTCGCCATGCTCCGTGGCCCCGGATCCCCCGATGACACCCTCCGCCGCAAGCTCCAGCGGGCCGCCCGCGAAGCCGGGGTGTTCGCCCCGACCGTGCCCACCGGCCACGGCGGCCTGGGACTGGACGTGCGAGGCCAGTCCGTCATCCTGGAGGAGGCCGGATACAGCCTGCTCGGCCCGCTGGCGCTGAACTGCGCCGCTCCGGACGAGGGCAATATGCACCTGTTGGAGAAGGTGGCCACCGACGCGCAGCGCGAACGGTTCCTGAGGCCGCTGGCCCTGGGTGAAATCCGGTCCTGCTTCGCGATGACCGAGCCCGCGCCCGGCGCCGGATCGGACCCCTCCCAGTTGCTCACCACAGCACGCCGCACCGACGGCGGCTGGGTCATCGACGGCCGCAAGTGGTTCATCACCGGCGCCGATGGGGCTGCGTTCGCCATCGTCATGGCCCGCACCGGAGGCCCCGACGGCGCCCCCGAAGCGACCATGTTCCTGGTTCCCTCCGACACGCCCGGCTTCCGGCTGGTCCGGCACGTGCCGACGCTGGACGCCGGATTCACCGGCGGCCACTGCGAGATCGACCTGTCCGGCTGCACGGTCGGTGACGATGCCGTGCTGGGCGAGGCCGGCAAGGGGTTCTCCTATGCCCAGGTGCGACTCGCCCCGGCCCGACTGACGCACTGCATGCGATGGTTGGGGCTGGCCCGTCGCGCCCATGACATCGCGCTGGACCACGCGAGCGGGCGCACCGCCTTCGGCAGCCGCCTCGGCGACCTCGGCATGGTCCAGCAACTCATCGCTGACAACGAGATCGACATCGCCGCCAGCCGGGCCCTGATCCGCGAGGCGGCCTGGGCGCTCGACACGGGCCGCTCGGGCAAGCACGAGACCTCGGTCACCAAGACGTTCGTCGCCGAAGCGGTCGGCCGCGTGGTCGATCGCGCGATCCAGATCTGCGGGGCTCTCGGTGTCTCCGACGACCTGCCGTTGGCCGCGTACCTGCGGGAAGTCCGGGCTTTCCGGATCTACGACGGCCCCTCCGAGGTGCACCGCTGGTCGATCGCCCGAAGAGCCCTTCGCAACCGCTGCACCGGGTAG